Below is a genomic region from Fulvia fulva chromosome 5, complete sequence.
GGAAGTGTGGGAAAAAGCGTTCGCGGAGCGGCAACGGTTGGCTGAGGAGCATGGGGTTGCTACCGACTGGTTGTATTTGAACTATGCGGAGAAGTGGCAGGATCCTATCAAGGGTTATGGCAAGGACAATGTCGAGTTCATGAGGAAAGTGAGTAGGAAGTATGATCCGAAAGGTGTCTTTCAGCGTCAGCTTTCTGGTGGGTTCAAGCTGTGGAATCATGGAGGTAGTTCTTGAAACCACGAAGCCTTCTGATATATCTCTACAGATCGTGAATGAGCACGCGCAATGACTATATACTCTAGACCATAGTCCGAAGGACCCTaatattatatatagataggaAAAATATTAGAACGAACACGATGACCGCACAAACGCGACCAGAGGACGAGAAATCAGGCAGGGACAGAGGAAGGAGAGATGATGAATGGGGAGACCTGTGTAACAGGGCAAAGGAGATGTCTGGAGAGGGAGGGTACCCCGCAAGAGCCTACAAACTAATGATCACAGAGCTGCTTGGAGGCCTCAAAGCCATCAACAGCATCAAGACACTGACAGAGAAGGTAGCAATCCAGGCTGCTGCTAGAAACACCCAGCAGAAACCTACGTGGGCCTCTATAGTAGGCCAGGCAGGCCCCAACCACCAGCTCTCCCAAAAGACCACCCTCAGGGTCCACAtcacagacaagcaagaaCAGGAAGAGATTGAACAACTGTCAGGCAGAGAGATTGTAACTAGGATTGGCAGGCCGGAGGTGGTTGGAGCAAGAGCAAGGAAGGGAGGCATCCTCCAGCTGTTCACAGCCCAGGCACAAGACAAACAGAACCTTGAAACACAGAGGGCATGGACAACAAAGATTGGGAAGACAGCCAGAGTCTCTCAACAGCAGTTCACAGTCGTAGTGCACAGTGTGCCAAAGGGCTTCAAGGTGGAAGAAGACCTCCAGAGACTGCAGGGCCAGAACCAGGCTACTTGCCCAGGGCTAAGGATCTCAAAGGCCACCTGGCTTAAGAGGAAGGCAGACCCAGGCAAAACAGCATCATCTCTAATCATCTGGGTCAACACAGCTGAACAGGCAAACAGGGTTCTTGACAGGGGCCTTTTCTGGGAGTGTGAGAACCTGATGACAGAGATTTTTCACAGCAGCCACAGGGTGCtccaatgcttcaaatgTCAGCAATATGGTTACATTGCAGCAAAGTGCACAAAGACGACAGACACCTGCTCCCACTGTGCCCAGGGCCACCAAGTCAAAGACTGCGCAGCCCCAAAACAGAATGCAAGATGCGCATGCTGTGGCAGAGCTCACCCAGCTTGGTCTACTGACTGCCCAGTAAGGATCAAGGAAAGGACAAGAGCAAGGGATGCAAGGGTCAATACACCTCCAAGATACAGAACAGGCCAGGAGCCCCAACCTGAGGCGATAACAAGGCCCAACACCAACAACAAGAGGACAAGAACTGGAGGATCACCAGTCCCACCACCCTACCCACGCCCAGGGAGACCCAGAGGGA
It encodes:
- a CDS encoding FAD-dependent monooxygenase sdcF, with translation MLALLDIFDEAMTYLFHQIPHFSGLMAFQPLHPIMTSRSAATGGNVLGIGPEDGYVVNADPNMQWAGAENDVLVKEVWEKAFAERQRLAEEHGVATDWLYLNYAEKWQDPIKGYGKDNVEFMRKVSRKYDPKGVFQRQLSGGFKLWNHGGSS